The genomic region GCACCAGCCGCTGGGCCACGACGCCTAAAACAGATGAAGCCACTAAAAAGGGTTCGACGCCCATATCGATCAACCGGGTTATCGCCCCCGGCGCATCGTTGGTATGGAGGGTGGTAAAAACCAAATGACCGGTTAAGGCGGCCCTAATGGCAATATCCGCTGTCTCGGCGTCGCGGATTTCCCCCACCATGACAATGTTGGGGTCTTGGCGCAGTATTGACCGCAACCCGCTGGCAAAGGTTAAGCCTGCTTTATAATTGACCTGCACCTGATTGATCCCGTCAAGGCGGTATTCCACAGGGTCTTCGACCGTAATAATGTTTTTGCCGGGTGAATTTATTTCCGTCAAAGTAGAATATAGGGTAGTCGTCTTCCCTGAGCCGGTAGGCCCGGTAATAAGGATCATACCGTAGGACTGGGAGTATATTTGCCGGTACCGTTTAAGATTCTCCGGGGAAAATCCTAGCTTGTTAATATCAAGAACAACTGCCCGTTTATCCAATAGGCGCATTACCACTTTTTCGCCCAGAATAGTAGGGAGAGTAGATACACGAATATCAATATCGCGGCCTGCTTCCTGGACTTTAATTCGTCCGTCCTGGGGCACGCGTTTTTCGGCAATGTCCATTTCGCTCATGATTTTTATCCTTGAGACAATCGCCGCGTGAACATGACGGGGAAAGGTGACCACTTCCCGCAAAACGCCGTCCACCCGGAAGCGCACCCGCAAGTGCTTATCCTGCGGCTCTATATGGATATCACTGGCCCGCTCCTTAACGGCCTGGCTAATGAGAGAATTGACGATGCTGACTACCGGCGCGTCATCAGATGTAGTAACTTCGACAATATTGCTGGTATCTTCCGGCCGCAGCTTGTTAACCGCTTTTTCCACCAGTTCTTTTACACCGTAAGTTTCGTTGATCGCCCGGATGATTTCCTTCTCCGCGGCAATAACCGGCTCGACTTCACAGCCGGAAACCATACGGACATCGTCAATAGCGTAAAAGTTGGTAGGGTCTACCATGGCTAGCGTCAGTTTGCGGCCCTCTTTTTTAATTGGTATTACTTGGTAGCGCTCCGCCAGAGAAGCCGGAATAGTCGCCGCTGCCTCCGGATCGGGCGGCACGCTTCCCAAGTCGATATGAGGAACTCCCAGCTGGAATTCAAGGACCTCTATCATACTGTCCTCAGTTATATACCCGAGGTTGATCAGAACTTTCCCCAGCCGTTCCCCCGTCTTTTTTTGCACATTAAGGGCTTTTTCAAGCTGTTCAGGCGTTATGAGACCCGCCTCAAGCAGCAAATCGCCCAAGCGTTTCCGTGTTTTCACCATGCCCGCCCCCAAAAACGAAAAACAACCGCCAACAGCAAAAACGTTATTTTGCATCTGGTCGGTTGCACTACTTGCTCGGTCCGGACTAAGTGCCCACATTACTGTCCGGACTTCATCACACCCATTGCAGTATTGTTTTGACTACGTATATATTCGTAATAAATTGGTAAAAATCCTGCAATGAAGTAGACGGGTTTACAATATTTCAAAGAACTGTTAATTCATGTAACCGTTGTTTTAAGATCCCGGCCATAATCTCCCGCGGCGCCTCGTGGCCCGTCCACAAAGTAAATGCCAAAGCGCCCTGCTCGACCAGCATGCCAACTCCGCATACCGTTTGGTGCCCGCGCCTGGCG from Thermosinus carboxydivorans Nor1 harbors:
- the gspE gene encoding type II secretion system ATPase GspE; amino-acid sequence: MVKTRKRLGDLLLEAGLITPEQLEKALNVQKKTGERLGKVLINLGYITEDSMIEVLEFQLGVPHIDLGSVPPDPEAAATIPASLAERYQVIPIKKEGRKLTLAMVDPTNFYAIDDVRMVSGCEVEPVIAAEKEIIRAINETYGVKELVEKAVNKLRPEDTSNIVEVTTSDDAPVVSIVNSLISQAVKERASDIHIEPQDKHLRVRFRVDGVLREVVTFPRHVHAAIVSRIKIMSEMDIAEKRVPQDGRIKVQEAGRDIDIRVSTLPTILGEKVVMRLLDKRAVVLDINKLGFSPENLKRYRQIYSQSYGMILITGPTGSGKTTTLYSTLTEINSPGKNIITVEDPVEYRLDGINQVQVNYKAGLTFASGLRSILRQDPNIVMVGEIRDAETADIAIRAALTGHLVFTTLHTNDAPGAITRLIDMGVEPFLVASSVLGVVAQRLVRVICPDCKKPYTPEAEAPERLFLGHLSAQDITLYRGVGCPRCSHTGYRGRVAIHEVMKVSPRLRELINRRTSSDELAAVAKQEGMRTMRQDGVDKALAGITTIEEVMRVAYTGEYGG